Proteins found in one Gigantopelta aegis isolate Gae_Host chromosome 12, Gae_host_genome, whole genome shotgun sequence genomic segment:
- the LOC121386245 gene encoding zinc finger protein 62-like: MNSDIGGIDSLCNDSFKTDCSNKVVLSKSVAMQVQNGKCIVDHQNNSFAALSQQAINQGHVGSGECDQLLSSGKENSVHGTESVSNTAINHSTCASDEGSDVASSQDVYDKNSWILYGDSQVSAKNSWVLYGNSQSPPIDKSRGVANVIQNDNISLVSTNVEERLDTFDGNVTDSVSQLMTRDKESAYEDQFSESRPHACSVCCKRFKLSHHLKEHMRIHTGEKPFPCSICGEKFSRSHLLRAHQARHAQESFPSVGTIFPCSKCMKIFESPQHLARHEKNHKQLKILKCDVCNKQFTHQVLLNRHKLQHATSNSDSAGKCPEVVIKQELDDKDSPDLDLPKDESPDGCKKDLQDSRNVCVSSHSEQVITKENKPQSNSVSDDERKIKSTENKPPVSSDKKAVFDQGSWVLYGEDRNAKRVTAKEEPPHMDTTESDRSTPSVYKGIDLAKLHELYLATNRSLFNRNGLMSPFYGMFGFHRHALMSLIDQTAMNNSSSPLSYNTGQNFKSDSPLEGGSRPHQCPHCSKRFKLSHHLREHLRIHTGEKPYQCDVCHERFSRSHLLQRHKTKHVSDYAFNQVTDWIEKTSTNCCDYDEMSDHISMPYDDKPGTESITDVCIDKPATVISSSMTSELTSIPNYNSHCSGHKQKEESVIYTSDLGSEQVLKLGDEQKAQREHKENTTSGSEPPQSYQCINNAGDKAVSTSPGINITADSTVRISGIDSTSDSIESHSSVGISGAFQKSICTGISETDHKSSFADAGLSVGNKSDIMDGVSAMESGNDEPECTSESFLRVSKRNLRSNSIVRFSGKDSSSDSMDTLLEMDQQPDSMGKSGSFSTNSYTYNQQNHSDGERHTTGSNGYISKQTGESPNRQKQGNDEQDTKMFYAVKSKPRDEHLVHSGVKLETSLPVSVQTKASSELPVPNCTSTFQLNQSLLNNNINMFNMEYLNYAQNVHQAIASGGFRGYHDGDSLPLDIPLDIPPGDLHQDAFLSPLEYSNVFRSRQGGFMRCELCGKLFADMNNLRQHMVSHSMDRQFSCHLCEKKFKRPHHLKEHMRIHTGEKPYVCDICDEKFSRSHILQRHRMKHNAPMLNDSYVQNILHNICKQNRRTRSPEFVYDKFSSQDAGQGDSAPIPASSDSDSDSKPPSRAPAAANESDVTDCDVRNVKRWHAFDKGYSQDFSKSVLQTFVCRECGKRFANSSNLKQHMVSHFPDRLFPCSVCNKKFKRPHHLKEHSRTHTGEKPFECSRCGERFQRSHLLMKHKEKHHSQYAYSVDFSAGAGARAGPSAVRVNGYLNKQKTDPHEVAMLPDADKSTGILSHSETHKTDDADSDKEDLSGGEGAFCNICNKEFPSEILLTVHKRTHPGDRPHQCGHCGKQFALQYLLEVHEKSCSQV; the protein is encoded by the coding sequence ATGAACAGTGATATTGGTGGGATTGATTCATTGTGCAATGACAGTTTTAAGACTGACTGTTCAAACAAAGTTGTGCTTTCTAAATCTGTGGCCATGCAAGTCCAGAATGGTAAATGTATCGTGGACCATCAGAATAACAGTTTTGCTGCATTGTCTCAGCAAGCGATTAATCAAGGTCATGTTGGATCCGGTGAGTGTGACCAGCTCTTAAGTAGTGGAAAAGAAAATTCTGTGCATGGTACTGAATCTGTCTCAAATACAGCTATCAATCATTCTACATGTGCTTCTGATGAAGGATCGGATGTTGCTTCTAGCCAAGATGTTTATGACAAAAATTCCTGGATTTTATACGGTGATTCACAAGTTTCAGCAAAGAATTCCTGGGTTTTGTACGGCAATTCTCAGTCGCCACCTATTGACAAGTCTAGGGGTGTGGCGAATGTGATACAAAATGATAATATTTCATTGGTTAGCACTAATGTCGAGGAGAGACTCGATACCTTTGATGGAAATGTTACAGACAGTGTATCGCAGCTGATGACCAGAGATAAAGAATCCGCCTATGAAGATCAATTTAGCGAGTCCCGACCTCATGCTTGCTCTGTGTGCTGCAAGCGGTTTAAGCTATCCCACCACCTGAAAGAACACATGAGAATTCATACGGGAGAAAAACCATTCCCCTGTTCAATTTGTGGTGAGAAATTTTCCCGAAGCCATCTCCTGCGAGCACACCAAGCGAGACATGCACAGGAGTCATTTCCTTCGGTGGGGACGATATTTCCTTGCAGCAAGTGTATGAAGATATTTGAAAGTCCACAGCACCTTGCGAGACACGAGAAGAATCACAAACAGTTGAAGATACTCAAGTGTGATGTGTGTAATAAACAGTTTACACATCAGGTATTGTTAAATAGGCACAAGCTACAACATGCAACCTCGAATTCTGATAGTGCGGGAAAATGTCCAGAAGTGGTGATAAAACAAGAATTGGATGATAAGGATTCACCTGACTTGGATCTTCCAAAGGATGAAAGTCCTGATGGGTGTAAAAAAGACTTGCAGGATTCTAGAAATGTGTGCGTTTCCTCACACAGTGAACAAGTGATCACTAAGGAAAATAAACCACAGAGTAACAGTGTGTCAGATGATGAGCGCAAAATCAAATCAACAGAAAACAAACCACCTGTTTCTTCTGACAAAAAGGCAGTGTTTGATCAAGGCTCCTGGGTTTTGTATGGCGAAGACCGTAATGCCAAAAGAGTAACAGCAAAAGAGGAACCACCACACATGGATACTACAGAATCAGACAGAAGTACACCTTCAGTTTACAAGGGTATTGACCTGGCTAAGCTTCATGAGTTGTACCTGGCAACCAATCGATCTCTTTTTAACAGAAATGGGTTAATGTCGCCCTTCTATGGTATGTTTGGCTTCCACAGGCATGCCTTGATGTCGCTGATTGACCAGACTGCCATGAACAACAGCTCTTCCCCTCTGTCGTATAACACAGGACAGAACTTCAAGAGTGACTCACCATTGGAGGGTGGATCCAGGCCTCACCAGTGTCCTCACTGTTCTAAAAGATTCAAGCTGTCGCATCATCTGCGCGAACACCTCCGCATTCACACGGGAGAAAAACCATATCAGTGTGACGTCTGCCACGAACGCTTTTCACGGTCACACCTGTTGCAGAGACACAAGACAAAGCATGTTTCTGATTACGCTTTCAATCAAGTTACCGACTGGATTGAAAAAACTAGCACAAACTGCTGTGATTATGATGAAATGAGTGACCATATCTCTATGCCGTATGATGACAAACCTGGAACCGAAAGCATTACAGATGTATGCATAGACAAACCTGCTACTGTTATAAGTAGTTCTATGACCAGTGAGCTAACCAGTATTCCGAATTACAATTCCCATTGCAGTGGTCACAAGCAGAAGGAAGAGAGTGTGATATACACATCTGATTTAGGATCTGAACAAGTCCTAAAACTGGGTGATGAGCAGAAGGCCCAGCGTGAACACAAGGAGAATACGACGTCGGGATCTGAACCTCCTCAGTCATATCAGTGTATTAACAATGCAGGTGATAAAGCTGTATCTACCTCTCCTGGAATAAACATTACAGCTGATTCCACTGTCAGAATCTCAGGAATAGACTCTACATCAGATTCCATTGAGTCTCATTCCAGTGTGGGAATCTCAGGAGCATTCCAAAAATCCATTTGTACTGGGATCTCGGAAACTGATCACAAGTCCAGTTTTGCTGATGCTGGTCTTTCTGTTGGTAACAAGTCTGATATCATGGATGGTGTCTCAGCAATGGAGTCAGGGAATGACGAACCAGAATGTACGTCAGAATCTTTCTTGAGGGTCTCGAAGAGAAATCTAAGGTCCAATTCAATTGTTAGATTCTCAGGAAAAGATTCCTCATCTGATTCCATGGACACACTGTTAGAAATGGATCAACAACCTGATTCTATGGGTAAGTCAGGTTCATTCTCTACTAACAGTTACACCTACAATCAACAAAACCACAGTGATGGTGAAAGACACACAACAGGATCTAATGGATACATATCTAAGCAAACTGGAGAATCTCCCAACCGACAGAAACAGGGTAATGATGAACAAGatactaaaatgttttatgcagTAAAAAGCAAGCCAAGGGATGAACATTTAGTACATTCAGGGGTAAAATTAGAAACCAGCTTGCCTGTGTCTGTTCAGACAAAAGCATCTTCAGAGTTACCGGTACCAAACTGTACCTCCACCTTTCAACTGAATCAGTCTCTccttaacaataacataaacatGTTCAATATGGAATATTTAAACTACGCACAAAACGTACATCAAGCAATAGCTTCAGGTGGATTTCGGGGTTACCACGATGGCGATTCTCTTCCTCTTGACATTCCTCTTGACATTCCACCTGGTGATCTGCATCAGGACGCGTTTCTCTCCCCGTTGGAATACAGCAACGTCTTTAGATCAAGACAAGGTGGTTTCATGAGGTGTGAGCTTTGTGGTAAACTGTTTGCGGACATGAATAACCTGAGACAGCACATGGTGTCGCATTCTATGGACCGTCAGTTCAGCTGCCACCTGTGTGAGAAGAAATTCAAACGTCCACACCACTTGAAGGAACACATGAGAATTCATACGGGGGAAAAGCCCTATGTGTGCGACATCTGTGATGAGAAGTTTTCCAGGTCACACATACTGCAGCGTCACAGGATGAAACACAATGCTCCTATGCTGAATGATTCTTACGTTCAGAATATTCTCCACAACATTTGTAAGCAGAATCGTCGTACTAGAAGTCCAGAGTTTGTGTACGATAAATTTTCTTCTCAGGATGCGGGACAGGGTGATTCGGCACCTATTCCAGCTAGTAGTGACTCTGACTCTGACAGTAAGCCTCCATCTCGAGCTCCAGCAGCTGCAAACGAATCGGATGTGACAGATTGTGATGTGAGAAATGTCAAAAGATGGCATGCGTTCGACAAGGGTTATTCACAAGACTTCAGTAAAAGTGTTCTGCAGACGTTTGTTTGCAGGGAATGTGGCAAGAGGTTTGCGAACTCGAGCAACCTGAAGCAGCACATGGTGTCTCATTTCCCTGACCGCCTGTTCCCATGCTCCGTCTGCAACAAGAAGTTCAAGCGACCACACCACCTGAAGGAACACTCTAGAACACACACCGGGGAGAAGCCATTTGAGTGCAGCAGATGTGGCGAGAGGTTCCAGCGGTCCCACCTTTTGATGAAACACAAAGAGAAGCATCACTCGCAGTATGCCTACTCCGTGGATTTCTCAGCAGGAGCTGGAGCAAGAGCAGGTCCGTCTGCTGTCAGAGTCAATGGGTACCTCAATAAACAGAAAACTGATCCACATGAAGTGGCCATGCTTCCAGATGCAGATAAGAGCACCGGTATTCTCAGTCACAGTGAGACTCACAAGACAGATGATGCAGATTCTGACAAAGAGGATCTGAGTGGCGGAGAGGGTGCATTCTGCAACATCTGCAATAAAGAATTTCCATCAGAAATACTACTGACGGTCCACAAGCGGACTCATCCAGGGGATAGACCACATCAGTGTGGCCATTGTGGAAAACAGTTCGCTTTGCAATATCTTTTGGAAGTCCATGAAAAATCATGCAGTCAGGTGTAA